The sequence GCATTGAACGTTTGGTTGAAAAGCCCCAGGAATTCGTTTCTGACGAGGCAATCGTGGGCATCTACTACATCAAGGATACCAAGGTCCTGAAGGAATCCTTGAAGTATTTGATGGATAACGACATTCGTACCAAGAACGAGTTCCAGCTGACAGATGCTCTTGAGATGATGATCCAGAAGGGTTGCCGTTTCCGTACTGCGCCTGTGACCAAGTGGCTCGACTGCGGCTTGGCAGAAACTTTGATTGAAACGAATGCTGAGGTTCTTGGCCGTAACGACAACTCTGCAGATTTCGCTGCCGAAGGTGTGAAGGTTGTTGCTCCCTGCCACATCGGGAAGAATGTGAAACTGTCTAATTGCACCGTCGGTCCTAACGTGGCAGTTGGTGATAATTGCGTTATCGAAAATGCGACCGTGAGCGACGCTGTTCTGTGGAATGGAGTCAAGGTTTGTGACAAGACTGTCTGCAAGCAGATTGTTCACGAGTAGATTTCGAGGGAAGCGCGAAAGCTATCCTATAGTTCTCGTTGAAATTGTGAAAAGTCCGAGGTGTAGTTCCTTGG comes from Fibrobacter sp. and encodes:
- a CDS encoding NTP transferase domain-containing protein, which encodes MKIVLPVAGMGVRLRPYTENLPKCLLPVAGKTILDWIVEDSLFLKPAETIFITGYKAECVDSFLAAKSNWGNTRTVIQANPQGLGEAISLSLPYVSDDEPLLIILGDTLFEADLSILENAQDNILYTYKVDDPRRFGVAVTDKDGRIERLVEKPQEFVSDEAIVGIYYIKDTKVLKESLKYLMDNDIRTKNEFQLTDALEMMIQKGCRFRTAPVTKWLDCGLAETLIETNAEVLGRNDNSADFAAEGVKVVAPCHIGKNVKLSNCTVGPNVAVGDNCVIENATVSDAVLWNGVKVCDKTVCKQIVHE